In the Trueperaceae bacterium genome, one interval contains:
- a CDS encoding oxidoreductase: MGDLRIGVLGCGGRGAIARHAHQPGQGSRVVACFDIDKGLLAQQKNDYGSDVLITRDVSELFRLGLDAVFICTPDYLHEEHAVSALESGLTVYLEKPMAITIAGCDRILTTAVRTGSRLFVGHNMRHMTSIHTMKTLIEEGAIGEVKTAWCRHFVGKGGDFYFKDWHADRRHTTSLLLQKACHDIDVLHWLCGGYSQRVNAMGAITLYDQITDKTLSPIPWRQGLSVDNWPPLNQTGMNPIITVEDLSMMQMRLDNGVYACYQQCNYTPDYWRNYTIIGTEGRLENFGDSQPGAIVKLWNRRVDRYSPEADETFDVSTPTDDHGGADQRIVREFLHYAREGGTPRTSPLAARHSVAAGYCATESLRNDGIPIDVPQVNCAIANYFN; this comes from the coding sequence ATGGGTGATCTGCGCATTGGTGTTCTCGGTTGCGGTGGTCGAGGTGCTATCGCTCGCCACGCCCACCAGCCTGGGCAGGGCTCTCGGGTAGTCGCCTGTTTTGATATTGACAAAGGATTGCTGGCGCAACAAAAGAACGATTACGGTTCTGACGTGTTGATCACCAGGGATGTCAGTGAGTTGTTTCGCTTGGGACTGGATGCCGTATTCATATGTACGCCTGACTACCTACACGAGGAACATGCCGTGTCTGCCCTAGAGAGCGGCCTTACGGTTTACCTAGAAAAACCTATGGCCATCACGATAGCGGGCTGTGATCGTATCCTGACGACTGCAGTACGAACTGGAAGCAGGCTCTTCGTTGGCCACAACATGCGGCATATGACCTCCATTCACACTATGAAAACCCTCATCGAAGAAGGTGCTATTGGCGAAGTAAAGACGGCTTGGTGCCGACATTTTGTCGGTAAGGGTGGTGATTTTTATTTTAAGGATTGGCACGCTGACCGCCGTCACACAACTAGCCTACTATTGCAGAAAGCTTGCCACGACATCGACGTACTGCACTGGTTATGTGGCGGCTACAGCCAGCGCGTTAATGCTATGGGTGCAATCACTCTCTATGACCAAATCACTGATAAAACGTTGTCCCCGATTCCGTGGCGCCAGGGTTTATCAGTAGACAATTGGCCACCGTTGAATCAGACCGGCATGAACCCCATCATCACTGTTGAGGACCTAAGCATGATGCAAATGCGTCTTGACAATGGCGTTTATGCCTGTTACCAGCAGTGCAATTACACCCCTGATTACTGGCGCAATTACACCATCATAGGTACTGAGGGTCGCTTGGAGAATTTTGGTGACAGTCAACCTGGCGCAATCGTAAAGCTTTGGAATAGGCGTGTAGACCGGTACAGTCCGGAGGCCGACGAGACATTCGACGTTAGTACCCCCACAGATGATCACGGTGGTGCCGACCAACGAATCGTTCGTGAGTTCTTGCATTATGCTCGGGAGGGCGGTACGCCGCGGACCTCGCCATTAGCAGCTCGGCACAGCGTTGCAGCAGGATACTGTGCCACTGAGTCCCTCCGTAATGACGGAATCCCAATCGATGTACCTCAGGTCAATTGTGCTATAGCTAACTACTTTAACTAG
- a CDS encoding AAA family ATPase translates to MRPRTLDEFIGQAHILGHGRLLRRAIQADRLSSLIFYGPPGTGKTTLARVIANTTEAAFTSLNAVLSGIKDIRAAVGEAKQRLDFEGRRTILFIDEVHRFNKAQQDALLPWVESGTVILIGATTENPYFEVNKALVSRSRLFQLKPHTEDELRQVVATALTDTERGYGDRQVQLLPDALDHLVNVANGDARALLNAIELAVETTQMTSGKVRIDREVAEESIQRRAVLYDRDGDVHFDTISAFIKSLRGSDPDAALYWLARMVYAGEDPRFILRRMIIFASEDIGLADPSALEVVVAAAQAFDYVGLPEGRFALSQAVLHLATAPKSNSTLGFFDALEAVGREREAEVPAHLKDANRDSEGFGHGRGYLYPHAYRDHWVAQQYLPGALQGRVFYHPNNLGNEKEVRDDVLRRRESQLAALLENDFLGPGEILTMSPPDKDRDQWVARVNSGAGARLSSIREAVFDLSQVLRHHLILDLASASGLLTWEGLRRAPEGQVWAVTDTTKEAEFLLETAEKLDHLYRPIVLSGALKDLKQVVQEQAGKDPAPKFDRVFVRGIFQRDPSAKPFKLIAPLLADSGAIVVIEPDPGTTQRLYSLLPDGALSENLLRQLVEAEENIYRDAPDGVAISDAANEVGLTKIRIRTLSHEVVWRITERTIDRWFTTREAGRPSFVDHLARILDPEQIKEVQDAFNRYLLSQNITWKTGTLLVRVE, encoded by the coding sequence ATGAGGCCGCGGACGCTTGATGAATTTATTGGTCAAGCCCACATCCTTGGTCATGGCCGGCTGTTACGTCGCGCAATACAGGCCGATCGCCTCTCTAGCCTAATCTTCTATGGTCCGCCTGGCACCGGGAAGACCACTCTTGCACGAGTGATAGCTAATACCACAGAGGCAGCCTTCACAAGCCTCAATGCTGTCCTTTCCGGCATAAAAGACATAAGAGCTGCTGTAGGAGAGGCAAAGCAGCGTCTCGATTTTGAAGGACGCCGTACCATTCTTTTCATAGACGAAGTTCATCGTTTTAACAAGGCACAACAGGACGCTTTACTACCTTGGGTAGAGAGCGGTACGGTGATTCTGATAGGTGCAACTACTGAAAACCCATACTTTGAGGTTAACAAAGCCCTTGTGAGTCGTAGTCGGCTCTTTCAACTTAAACCCCATACGGAAGATGAGCTTCGCCAAGTAGTTGCTACTGCCCTGACAGATACAGAACGAGGTTACGGTGATCGCCAAGTTCAACTCTTACCGGATGCTCTTGATCATTTGGTTAACGTCGCCAATGGGGATGCTAGGGCTCTCCTCAATGCTATAGAACTGGCTGTCGAGACTACCCAAATGACTTCAGGGAAAGTCCGCATTGATCGTGAGGTAGCTGAGGAAAGTATTCAGCGCCGGGCCGTCCTTTACGATCGCGATGGGGACGTACATTTTGACACCATAAGCGCCTTCATAAAAAGCCTTCGCGGCAGCGACCCGGACGCTGCTCTTTACTGGTTAGCGCGAATGGTCTATGCAGGAGAAGATCCACGGTTCATTCTCAGGCGAATGATTATCTTTGCAAGTGAAGATATTGGCCTAGCGGATCCGAGTGCTCTAGAGGTAGTCGTTGCGGCGGCACAGGCTTTTGACTACGTGGGATTGCCTGAGGGGCGCTTTGCCCTATCACAAGCGGTACTCCACCTAGCTACGGCGCCAAAAAGCAACAGTACACTTGGGTTCTTCGATGCTCTCGAGGCTGTAGGCCGGGAGCGCGAAGCAGAGGTACCGGCTCACCTGAAGGACGCTAATCGGGATAGCGAGGGTTTCGGCCATGGAAGGGGTTACCTTTACCCTCACGCCTATCGCGACCACTGGGTCGCTCAACAGTACTTACCTGGTGCCTTACAGGGCCGGGTATTCTACCACCCTAATAACTTAGGCAACGAAAAGGAAGTCCGTGATGACGTCCTTAGAAGGCGCGAATCTCAACTCGCTGCGCTCCTAGAGAATGACTTCCTTGGTCCGGGAGAGATTTTAACTATGAGCCCACCTGATAAGGACCGTGATCAATGGGTAGCTCGGGTGAACTCCGGTGCGGGAGCGAGGTTATCATCCATCCGGGAGGCAGTTTTTGATCTTAGTCAAGTACTGCGCCATCACCTTATTCTTGACCTGGCTTCTGCTAGCGGCCTCTTAACCTGGGAAGGACTAAGACGGGCGCCAGAAGGCCAAGTTTGGGCAGTTACCGATACTACAAAAGAGGCTGAGTTTCTACTCGAGACGGCAGAGAAACTAGATCATCTATACCGCCCGATCGTCCTTTCAGGGGCACTAAAAGACCTCAAACAAGTTGTTCAAGAGCAAGCAGGAAAGGACCCAGCACCCAAGTTTGATCGGGTCTTTGTTCGAGGGATCTTCCAGCGCGACCCATCTGCTAAACCGTTCAAATTGATCGCCCCACTACTTGCAGACTCGGGAGCGATAGTTGTTATCGAGCCAGACCCTGGCACTACCCAGAGGCTTTACAGTCTCCTCCCCGATGGGGCTCTTTCAGAGAATTTGTTACGGCAGTTGGTGGAGGCTGAGGAAAACATATATCGTGATGCCCCCGACGGGGTCGCTATATCAGATGCAGCCAACGAAGTTGGACTTACGAAGATTAGGATCAGGACCCTATCGCACGAAGTGGTGTGGCGGATCACTGAACGAACAATAGATCGTTGGTTTACGACTCGAGAGGCAGGACGACCCTCGTTCGTTGATCATCTTGCTCGAATACTTGATCCTGAACAAATCAAGGAAGTGCAAGATGCATTTAATCGCTACCTGTTGAGCCAGAACATCACCTGGAAGACAGGGACACTTTTGGTACGCGTAGAATGA